In Zunongwangia profunda SM-A87, the following proteins share a genomic window:
- a CDS encoding DUF192 domain-containing protein — protein sequence MINKLLYFGLTVIILFCSSCKNDEGKEIEVQNIEFRDDADLYLINKADDTIKTLDIEIADDDYSRATGLMYRESMEETQGMLFVYQRESIHNFYMKNTYIPLDLIFFDSDSTIVSFQKDAKPLDESLLPSQVPAQFILEINAGLSERWGLKTGDRFSVQQ from the coding sequence GTGATAAATAAACTTTTATATTTTGGATTAACGGTGATTATACTTTTTTGTAGTTCCTGTAAAAATGATGAAGGAAAAGAAATTGAAGTTCAAAATATCGAATTTCGGGATGATGCAGATTTATACCTAATAAATAAGGCAGATGACACCATTAAAACCCTTGATATCGAAATAGCAGATGATGACTATTCCAGGGCAACAGGACTAATGTATCGTGAATCGATGGAAGAAACCCAGGGAATGCTTTTTGTTTACCAAAGGGAATCGATACATAATTTCTATATGAAAAACACCTATATACCATTAGATCTTATCTTTTTTGATTCCGATAGCACTATAGTTAGCTTCCAAAAAGATGCAAAACCTTTAGATGAAAGTCTTTTGCCATCACAGGTACCCGCCCAGTTTATATTAGAAATAAATGCTGGTCTATCTGAACGCTGGGGTTTAAAAACAGGAGATCGCTTTAGCGTTCAGCAATAA
- the yidD gene encoding membrane protein insertion efficiency factor YidD, with product MLKKMLIYPFIILVKCYQNFISPLTPATCRYTPTCSNYTIAALQKHGLFKGGWLALKRIFSCHPWGGSGYDPVP from the coding sequence ATGCTTAAAAAAATGCTTATTTATCCATTTATTATTTTGGTAAAATGCTACCAGAATTTTATTTCTCCTCTTACACCCGCTACCTGCAGGTATACCCCCACCTGTTCTAATTACACGATTGCGGCATTACAAAAACACGGACTTTTTAAAGGTGGATGGTTAGCTTTAAAACGAATATTTAGTTGTCATCCCTGGGGTGGTAGCGGTTATGATCCTGTGCCTTAG
- the lgt gene encoding prolipoprotein diacylglyceryl transferase yields the protein MLIDAMRWSPSEGIDLGILTIHYYSLMFLIAFGLGWYIMKAIYTRERIPLEKLDSLFIYTVLATLIGARLGHVIFYDWDYFQHHLLEIFLPVKFEPEFQFTGFRGLASHGAAIGIITAMYLYRKRVLDKPVLWILDRIVIPVACGGIFVRIGNFMNSEIIGKPTNSDYGVIFENLGESFPRHPAQLYESFCYLLIFLLLYFLYWKTNKRFKVGYIFGLFLVLLWTVRFFVEFVKEAQVEERATWLLNTGQWLSIPFIIAGFYFMYRPQAKQQNTAQ from the coding sequence ATGCTTATTGACGCCATGAGATGGAGCCCTTCCGAAGGGATAGATTTAGGGATCCTAACAATACACTATTATAGCCTAATGTTTCTAATTGCCTTTGGTCTAGGCTGGTATATCATGAAGGCCATCTATACCCGGGAACGTATTCCTCTAGAAAAATTAGACTCTCTTTTTATCTATACTGTACTTGCTACGCTCATAGGAGCACGTCTTGGTCATGTTATATTTTATGATTGGGATTATTTCCAACACCATTTATTAGAAATATTCTTACCAGTAAAGTTTGAACCAGAATTTCAATTTACCGGTTTTAGAGGGCTTGCCAGTCATGGTGCAGCAATAGGGATAATCACCGCTATGTATCTTTACCGTAAGCGTGTTCTGGACAAGCCGGTTTTATGGATTTTAGATCGTATTGTTATTCCCGTTGCCTGCGGTGGTATATTCGTGAGAATAGGAAATTTTATGAATTCTGAAATCATCGGTAAACCCACTAATAGCGATTACGGAGTGATTTTTGAAAATCTAGGCGAATCTTTCCCCAGGCACCCCGCACAGCTTTACGAAAGCTTTTGCTACTTGCTAATCTTTCTTCTACTCTATTTTCTTTATTGGAAAACCAATAAAAGATTCAAGGTTGGATATATTTTTGGCTTATTTTTAGTGCTGCTTTGGACGGTAAGATTCTTTGTGGAATTTGTAAAAGAAGCTCAGGTAGAAGAACGCGCCACGTGGCTTTTAAACACAGGACAATGGCTTAGCATCCCATTTATTATTGCAGGATTTTATTTTATGTATCGCCCGCAGGCAAAACAACAAAACACAGCGCAATAG
- the cysS gene encoding cysteine--tRNA ligase, whose protein sequence is MALFEEQQLKIYNSISGEKEVFKPINDSYVGMYVCGPTVYSNVHLGNCRTFISFDLVFRYLKHLGYKVRYVRNITDAGHLENDAETGEDRIAKKARLEQIEPMEVVQKYTVDFHNILEKFNNLPPSIEPTATGHIVEQIEIIKTIIDRGFAYEANGSVYFDVLKYNEEKHYGKLSGRAIEDMIANTRELAAQSDKRNPQDFALWKKAEPQHIMRWPSPWSDGFPGWHLECTVMSTKYLGEEFDIHGGGMDLKFPHHECEIAQGEAATGKDPVHYWMHANMLTLNGKKMAKSTGNNILPEELFSGKNEVIGKAFSPNVARFFMLQAHYRSILDFSKEALSASEKGFNRLIEAYASIDDLPESSASTINLAEWKQSCYDAMNDDFNSPILIAKLFDAVKWINAIKEESLKISAEDKLELKQVLHDFLFDILGLRDGEKSLDNNSDKLSGAVELLIKLRAEARNNRDFATSDKIRDQLQEMGIQLKDGKDGTTFSIN, encoded by the coding sequence ATGGCGCTTTTCGAAGAACAACAGCTAAAAATTTACAATTCAATTTCTGGAGAGAAAGAAGTATTCAAACCTATAAACGATAGCTACGTTGGAATGTATGTTTGCGGTCCAACCGTATATAGCAACGTTCATTTAGGAAATTGTCGCACTTTTATTTCTTTCGACCTGGTGTTTAGATACCTAAAGCATCTGGGATATAAAGTGAGATATGTTCGAAATATTACCGACGCCGGCCATTTGGAAAATGATGCCGAAACCGGAGAAGACAGAATTGCTAAAAAAGCAAGACTTGAACAGATTGAGCCTATGGAAGTGGTGCAAAAATACACCGTAGATTTTCACAATATCCTGGAGAAATTCAACAATCTTCCCCCTAGTATAGAACCTACAGCGACAGGACATATTGTAGAGCAGATAGAAATCATTAAAACGATTATCGATAGAGGATTTGCTTACGAAGCTAATGGTTCTGTTTATTTTGATGTTTTAAAATATAACGAAGAAAAGCACTATGGTAAATTAAGCGGTAGGGCAATCGAAGATATGATTGCAAATACAAGAGAGCTTGCCGCACAAAGTGATAAAAGAAATCCGCAGGATTTTGCACTTTGGAAAAAAGCAGAACCACAACATATTATGCGCTGGCCCTCACCATGGAGTGATGGTTTCCCGGGATGGCATTTAGAATGTACCGTAATGAGCACCAAATACCTTGGAGAAGAATTTGATATTCATGGCGGGGGAATGGACTTAAAATTCCCACATCACGAATGTGAAATTGCCCAGGGCGAAGCTGCTACCGGTAAAGATCCAGTTCACTACTGGATGCACGCCAACATGCTTACCCTTAACGGGAAGAAAATGGCTAAAAGCACCGGCAACAATATTCTCCCTGAAGAGCTTTTTAGCGGAAAAAATGAAGTAATTGGTAAAGCTTTTTCTCCTAACGTAGCACGTTTTTTTATGCTACAGGCACATTATCGCAGTATTTTAGATTTCTCTAAAGAAGCACTAAGCGCAAGTGAAAAAGGCTTCAACAGGCTAATAGAAGCCTACGCATCTATAGATGATCTACCTGAATCTTCTGCTAGCACCATTAATCTTGCTGAGTGGAAGCAATCTTGCTACGACGCCATGAACGATGATTTTAACAGTCCTATATTAATTGCAAAATTATTTGACGCTGTAAAATGGATAAACGCTATAAAAGAAGAAAGCTTAAAGATATCTGCAGAAGATAAATTAGAGTTGAAGCAGGTGCTTCACGATTTCTTATTTGATATTTTAGGCTTACGCGACGGCGAGAAAAGTTTAGATAATAATTCAGATAAACTTTCGGGAGCAGTAGAGCTTCTTATAAAACTTAGAGCGGAAGCAAGAAATAACCGTGATTTCGCTACAAGTGACAAAATTCGAGATCAATTACAGGAAATGGGGATCCAGCTAAAAGATGGTAAAGACGGAACCACTTTTTCCATCAATTAA